In the Tepidimicrobium xylanilyticum genome, one interval contains:
- a CDS encoding ABC transporter ATP-binding protein, protein MKNVLSYPLGKTIKKLLLNVNRQNKKLYLYFVIYTITAAIYPFFSVLLPKLLIQELSLGGAAKVENIIKIILVYFILTSLFMFVKTIAKDYTYPKITKLRLDYIRDMFDKIVRVDYKYMEDATFFEVNGRAMDAANSNNNGIEGVYHKLFETPAVVLTTLALVFFIGKLSILILLGLILNVIVTMWISRKVHNFQYNMRKDISHAERRKDYYHKTTYDFGYGKDIRIYGLKDRILNNYADEILSYVNLHKKVKDKEYKLGFIGLVTLLISDSLVYGILIYLTVNGMPIADFSMYLTAILSLSTFLKTLIEDLSFIINEGQYVHDFYEFMKKDYGGKGGNRKAIEGDTLEIELKNISFKYPNTDRYIFKDLDLKISKGEKLAIVGVNGAGKSTLIKLITGLFDVSEGEVLINGVPIREFDKRELYSMFSVVFQDINILAYTIGENVACTTENINEGRAMAALDKVGLGDKVRSFEKGLNQMMLKIIDEKGTEFSGGENQKLAIARALYKDANMVILDEPTAALDALAEAEIYENFNQLVKGKTAIFVSHRLASTKFCDKIAFFDQEGLKEYGSHDELMKKKGSYYNMFLIQGKYYNEGGKIYEELKQA, encoded by the coding sequence ATGAAGAATGTGCTCAGCTATCCACTAGGGAAAACCATTAAGAAATTACTTTTAAATGTAAACAGGCAGAATAAAAAATTATATTTATACTTTGTTATATATACCATAACAGCAGCTATATATCCTTTTTTTTCAGTCCTTCTTCCCAAACTATTAATTCAAGAGCTATCCCTTGGAGGGGCTGCAAAAGTTGAAAATATAATTAAGATCATTCTAGTTTATTTTATACTAACATCTCTTTTCATGTTTGTTAAGACTATTGCGAAGGATTATACTTATCCAAAGATTACAAAATTAAGGCTCGATTATATCAGGGATATGTTTGATAAAATTGTAAGGGTAGATTACAAATACATGGAAGATGCTACATTTTTTGAAGTTAATGGAAGAGCCATGGATGCTGCAAACAGTAATAATAATGGGATAGAAGGGGTCTACCATAAGCTATTTGAAACACCAGCCGTTGTATTAACTACCCTAGCATTGGTTTTTTTTATTGGGAAATTAAGTATCCTTATACTACTTGGTTTAATATTAAATGTAATTGTGACCATGTGGATTAGCAGAAAAGTCCACAATTTTCAATATAATATGCGCAAAGATATTTCTCATGCTGAGCGAAGAAAGGACTACTATCATAAAACTACTTATGATTTCGGCTATGGGAAGGACATAAGGATATACGGACTTAAGGATAGAATCCTCAACAATTATGCTGATGAGATATTAAGTTATGTTAATCTGCATAAAAAGGTTAAGGATAAGGAATACAAGTTGGGATTCATAGGCCTTGTAACCTTGCTTATAAGCGATTCTTTGGTATATGGTATACTTATATATTTGACGGTAAATGGTATGCCAATTGCAGACTTTTCCATGTATTTGACTGCCATATTGAGTCTGTCTACCTTTTTAAAGACCTTGATAGAAGATCTTTCCTTTATTATAAACGAAGGCCAGTATGTTCACGATTTTTATGAATTTATGAAAAAGGACTATGGGGGAAAAGGAGGTAATAGAAAAGCCATTGAAGGCGATACTCTTGAAATTGAGCTAAAGAATATTAGCTTTAAATACCCAAATACTGATAGGTACATTTTCAAAGATCTAGACCTAAAGATAAGTAAAGGTGAAAAGTTGGCCATAGTAGGGGTAAATGGGGCAGGTAAAAGCACTCTAATTAAGTTGATAACAGGTCTTTTTGATGTTAGCGAAGGGGAGGTTTTGATAAATGGAGTCCCTATTAGGGAATTCGATAAAAGGGAACTTTATTCCATGTTTTCAGTAGTTTTTCAGGATATCAATATACTTGCTTACACCATCGGTGAAAATGTGGCTTGCACTACTGAAAACATTAATGAAGGAAGGGCAATGGCAGCTTTGGATAAGGTTGGGCTAGGGGATAAGGTAAGGAGTTTTGAAAAGGGTCTTAATCAGATGATGTTGAAGATAATTGATGAAAAGGGTACTGAATTTTCTGGTGGTGAAAATCAAAAACTTGCCATAGCAAGGGCCCTTTACAAGGATGCCAACATGGTAATTTTAGATGAGCCTACAGCAGCCTTAGATGCACTGGCAGAGGCTGAAATATATGAAAATTTCAACCAGCTTGTAAAGGGAAAAACAGCTATATTTGTATCTCACAGGCTAGCTAGTACTAAATTCTGTGATAAGATTGCCTTCTTTGATCAGGAAGGACTTAAAGAGTATGGAAGCCATGACGAGCTAATGAAGAAAAAAGGAAGTTATTACAATATGTTCTTAATTCAGGGTAAGTACTACAACGAGGGAGGGAAGATTTATGAAGAACTTAAACAAGCTTAG
- a CDS encoding ArsR/SmtB family transcription factor, protein MKYNICDSPNWYFEAAACISEYYTNIEDKVIKNHKNFGMTIEEMEDFFSKFKSYKKAVIGEILPIYNRYPSLEWLFKPVKYNVNMDECMGVSLISYLIGYSTEYMNDDLIDKVTLEFVFDVLSDIFGTEDAENLKIEGISDLVNVLENNNINDDIFKMHLIRLYHARYKTIRDLWEMLNLCVPILKKHYDMIEDHVQMALQALPSGEGLERILKVSAGLYIRSNLDCTLYPTIYFFNRIKYELNPISRQAYVGIYVLQLINLKEKNEYMEDELVKDLKALGDPTRFKIIRILLEREMYLKELAEEINLTSATVSHHIDILQKSNLISVTIGDDDGRKVLFDVNREKLKSIGDSINRLSYI, encoded by the coding sequence ATGAAATATAATATATGTGATAGTCCTAATTGGTATTTTGAAGCTGCTGCATGTATCTCAGAATATTATACCAATATAGAAGATAAGGTTATTAAAAATCACAAGAATTTTGGCATGACAATTGAAGAGATGGAAGATTTTTTTTCAAAATTCAAATCCTATAAGAAGGCAGTAATAGGGGAAATTTTGCCTATATATAATAGATATCCATCATTGGAATGGCTTTTTAAGCCAGTAAAATATAATGTGAATATGGATGAGTGTATGGGAGTTTCCTTAATATCTTATTTGATAGGATATTCAACAGAATATATGAACGATGATTTAATTGATAAGGTTACTTTAGAGTTTGTTTTTGACGTCTTATCAGATATTTTTGGTACAGAGGATGCAGAAAATTTAAAGATAGAAGGGATTTCAGATCTGGTGAATGTACTTGAAAATAATAATATTAATGATGATATCTTTAAAATGCATCTAATAAGGCTTTACCATGCAAGGTACAAAACCATTAGGGACCTATGGGAGATGCTTAATCTCTGTGTGCCAATACTAAAAAAACATTATGACATGATAGAAGACCACGTTCAAATGGCCTTGCAAGCCCTGCCCAGTGGGGAAGGATTGGAAAGAATATTGAAAGTTTCAGCAGGTTTATATATCAGAAGCAATTTAGATTGTACCCTATATCCAACTATATACTTTTTTAATAGGATTAAATATGAGTTAAACCCTATAAGCAGACAGGCCTATGTTGGGATTTATGTTCTGCAACTAATAAACTTGAAAGAAAAGAATGAGTATATGGAAGATGAATTGGTTAAGGATCTAAAGGCTCTGGGGGACCCAACCAGATTTAAAATAATTCGAATTCTATTGGAAAGAGAGATGTATTTAAAGGAGTTGGCGGAAGAGATAAACTTGACTTCAGCAACGGTTTCACACCATATAGATATTTTACAGAAATCCAATTTAATATCTGTTACCATTGGTGATGATGACGGGAGAAAGGTTTTGTTTGATGTAAACAGGGAAAAATTAAAATCCATAGGTGATTCTATAAATAGGTTATCATATATCTAG